In Etheostoma cragini isolate CJK2018 chromosome 9, CSU_Ecrag_1.0, whole genome shotgun sequence, the following are encoded in one genomic region:
- the gadd45ab gene encoding growth arrest and DNA-damage-inducible, alpha, b: protein MCNMTFEETSGENSSERMESVPKALEEVLSAALPQGCITVGVYEAAKSLNADPDNVVLCLLATDDEDDVALQIHFTLIQAFCCENDINILRVSNLRRLAEILGGVKSGGEPIDLHCVLVTNPQPSLWKDPALSKVTRFCRESRCLDQWVPVINLPDR, encoded by the exons ATGTGCAATATGACTTTTGAAGAAACCAGTGGAGAGAATTCTTCAGAAAG GATGGAATCGGTGCCTAAAGCATTAGAAGAGGTCCTGAGCGCTGCATTGCCTCAGGGTTGCATCACCGTTGGAGTCTATGAAGCAGCAAAGTCACTAAATGC GGATCCAGACAATGTGGTGTTATGTCTATTGGCCACAGACGATGAGGACGATGTGGCTCTCCAGATTCATTTCACCTTGATCCAGGCATTTTGCTGTGAGAATGACATCAACATCCTGCGGGTGAGCAACTTGAGGCGTCTGGCAGAAATTCTCGGAGGAGTGAAATCCGGAGGGGAGCCCATTGACCTGCACTGTGTTTTAGTTACT AATCCCCAGCCATCCCTGTGGAAGGACCCAGCACTAAGCAAAGTGACCAGATTCTGCAGAGAAAGCCGTTGTTTGGATCAGTGGGTGCCTGTTATCAACCTGCCTGACCGATGA